From the Acidilutibacter cellobiosedens genome, one window contains:
- a CDS encoding TnsA endonuclease C-terminal domain-containing protein has translation MAKRKIDWDENKLKKWIQEGRGQGEGKDYKPWLTVQDFPSKGRVTRVFGWKTKRIHHFFTDSEARYFYLLEWEDDVLDIREHYPLFDCEEVMQNKAGLNFNLFKDKDTGTPYILSTSFFITLKKPNDKIVYVARSLKADYELERKTALERLEIERRYWQSQNIDWGIVTQKEIPVVKAKNIEWIHSSLYPSDERGLTDEEVDYYCNAFIDKLEGSNTSIRNFTVQFDRLFNLDTGTGIYIFKRLIALKKIMVDMNKKIDLNNSTRSIEIINPSLTERVRVL, from the coding sequence ATGGCTAAACGGAAAATAGATTGGGATGAAAATAAATTAAAAAAATGGATACAGGAAGGCAGAGGACAGGGGGAAGGCAAGGATTACAAGCCCTGGCTTACTGTACAGGACTTTCCCAGCAAAGGAAGGGTTACACGTGTATTTGGATGGAAAACAAAAAGAATTCATCATTTTTTTACGGATTCGGAAGCACGGTATTTTTATCTGTTGGAATGGGAGGATGATGTTTTAGATATCAGGGAACATTACCCCTTATTTGATTGTGAAGAAGTAATGCAAAACAAGGCTGGCTTAAATTTTAATTTATTTAAAGACAAAGATACAGGAACGCCATACATTTTATCTACATCATTTTTTATAACCTTGAAAAAACCAAACGATAAAATAGTATATGTTGCCAGAAGTCTTAAAGCAGACTATGAACTTGAGCGCAAAACAGCATTAGAAAGGTTGGAAATAGAGAGGAGATACTGGCAGAGCCAAAATATTGATTGGGGAATAGTAACACAAAAAGAGATTCCAGTGGTTAAGGCAAAGAACATCGAATGGATTCACTCATCCTTGTATCCTTCCGATGAAAGAGGACTTACAGATGAAGAGGTTGACTATTACTGTAATGCTTTTATTGACAAATTGGAAGGAAGTAATACATCGATTAGAAATTTCACTGTGCAGTTTGACAGGCTGTTTAATTTGGACACAGGTACAGGGATATACATATTTAAGCGCTTAATTGCCCTTAAAAAGATAATGGTGGACATGAATAAAAAAATCGACCTTAATAATTCGACCCGGAGTATAGAAATCATAAATCCCAGTTTAACAGAAAGGGTGAGAGTTCTATGA
- a CDS encoding ImmA/IrrE family metallo-endopeptidase, translating into MSELITSNNLEQVIEKNNLIKDDILRLTNDFTVRFNKSRVTGQDKLSFSVLKEKHLIQIPIDDEYWGGAIITKGSIKIPVINTAQPRVYQYFVAWHEIYHLFYDLSLMDETHNIAVDMDLNERRADYFAAKMIFGNVYDYYYSLDDENFIDRVIKCMDVYKAPYKAVLIELFEEAVTKYNDLDLKEKILEHFDNKPDDLVQKFIDLELDAELVKPSFVVSLGGLEKKIQNAMKENPDVSHHKDNYQFLLKLKSKIKKGVEGLVK; encoded by the coding sequence ATGTCGGAATTAATAACGAGTAATAATCTTGAGCAGGTTATTGAAAAAAATAACCTGATTAAAGATGATATATTAAGATTAACAAATGATTTTACAGTCAGATTTAATAAGTCGAGGGTAACGGGACAGGATAAACTGTCTTTTTCGGTATTAAAAGAGAAGCATTTAATCCAGATTCCTATTGATGATGAGTATTGGGGCGGGGCTATTATTACAAAGGGAAGTATTAAAATACCAGTTATCAATACAGCACAGCCCCGTGTCTACCAATATTTTGTTGCATGGCATGAAATATATCATTTGTTCTATGACCTCAGTTTAATGGATGAGACCCATAATATTGCTGTTGATATGGATTTGAATGAGAGAAGAGCAGATTATTTTGCTGCAAAAATGATTTTTGGCAATGTGTACGACTACTACTATTCACTAGATGATGAAAATTTTATTGACAGAGTTATAAAATGCATGGATGTATATAAGGCACCATATAAGGCAGTACTGATAGAACTATTTGAAGAAGCCGTTACAAAATATAATGATTTGGATTTAAAAGAAAAAATTCTTGAGCATTTTGATAATAAACCTGATGACTTAGTGCAAAAATTTATAGATTTGGAATTGGATGCAGAGTTAGTAAAACCCTCATTTGTTGTAAGTTTGGGGGGGTTAGAGAAAAAGATACAAAATGCTATGAAAGAAAACCCAGATGTTTCCCATCATAAGGATAATTATCAGTTTCTACTCAAACTAAAGAGTAAAATTAAAAAAGGAGTGGAGGGGCTTGTCAAATGA